TGGTGGATTGGGAATCGGAATGGCTGCATCCATCTTAATCCTGATTTGGGTACAGTTTGAAGTCTCAGTCGATCGGTTCCATGAAAATTCTGACCGGATCTTTGCAGTCTGGAGGACTACCACCATTGATGGTGAACCCATGAGTTGGGATTACACACCAGCTCCTTATGCTCCTACGCTGAAAGAAGAATTTCCGGAAGTAGAGGAAATCGCCAGAATCACAGAATGGGATCCCATGATTTTGTCTGTTGGGGATAATAAGTTTTCTGAACTACCCACATTTACAGATCCCGGATTTTTTAAAATTTTCAGTTTTGAGGTTTTAGAAGGAGATCCAGTGGAAGCCATGTCTGCTCCAGATAATATTGTGTTGACCGAATCTGTAGCCAAGAAGCTTTTCGGAGAAACCTCTGCTCTTGGGAAATCAGTTACAGTCGAAGATCAGTTGGATTTTGAAGTCAAAGCGGTGATCAAAGATTTGCCTGAAAACACTTCATTCTCATTTACGGCATTTATTCCTTTCAAAAAATTGGAAGCTATGGGTTGGGTAGATGATTTTTGGGGGAATAACTCCATGAGAACCTTTGCCATGCTTACCGAGGGTGCTGACCTAGAGCTGTTTAATGAAAAGTACAGCGACTTTTCCATGAAATATGGAGGCTTAGAAGATGAGATTTCTGACTTCCTTTTTCCTGTCAAAGACTTACACCTTTATTCCAAATTTGAAAATGGTCAATCGGTAGGAGGAAAGATAGAATTGATACGGATGTTCGGAATAGTGTCTGTTCTTGTCTTGCTGATTGCAGGGATCAATTTTGTGAACTTGAGCACCGCACAAAGTGAGAAACGCGCCAAAGAAGTTGGGATTCGTAAAATTTCCGGAGCCGGCAAGAACATGCTCATTGGACAGTTTTTGGCTGAGTCTATTCTCATTGCGCTTTGCGCTTATCTAGTTTCATTAGTCATTGTTTCCATATCATTTCCATGGTTTTCCGATTTGATTGGACAGCAATTAGCTAATCCTTTTTTCCAACCGTATTTTTGGATTTTATCTTTTGCATACATCCTTTTTGTCGGGGTTTTGGCTGGAAGTTACCCTGCATTCTTGATGAGTTCCTTTAACCCAACCGTTATTTTTAAGCCAAAGATGAGTGCTAGAAGAAGCTTTGGCATCAAACCTAGAGAGGTATTGGTGGTGTTTCAATTTGCTGTGGTAGTAGCATTGATTTCCAGTGTATGGATCATTCGTGATCAGGTGGAATATGTTCAAAATAGGGATATGGGAATGAATGAAGAGAATTTGATTTTTCATCAAGTGACTGAATCGATCCGAAAAAATAAAATTCCGATGAGGAATGAGTTGCTAGCTCTCCCCGAAGTGGAAAGTGTGACTTATACTTTCTCACCATTGACAATGATTTATAGCGATACCAATATGATGGATTGGCAAGGAAAAGATCCAGATTATCGACCTACGATGTATAGGATGGGAGAGGATGCCAACTTGGTCAAAACTGCAGGAATGGAATTGATAGCTGGTCGGGACATCGACATATTTACTTATGCCAGTGATAGTATGGCAGCCATTATCAACGAAAAAACTGCTGAGATCATGGGGTTTGAAGATCCAATCGGTCAAGTGATCAATGACGATGACTTGGAATTTACAGTAGTGGGAGTGGTAAAGGATTTTATTATGGAATCTCCATTTGAAGAAATAAGACCTATCGTGGTGATGGGGCCCAAAAGAAATCTGAATTTTATTCACATTCGCTTGAAGGAAACCCAAAATATGGCAAGTTCCCTAGCAAATGTGGAACAGGTATTTGCAAAGTTTAACCCAGATTCACCTTTTGAATACAAGTTTGTAGATCAGGAGAACGAGCAAAAGTTTCAATCTCAAAAAAGGACTGCTTCTCTAACATCTTTATTTTCAGGATTAGCAGTCGTGATCTCTTGTATGGGTTTGTTTGGATTGGCAACATTCATTGCTGAGAGTAGGAAAAAAGAGATTTCAGTCCGAAAGGTGTTGGGAGCTTCAGTTACCAATTTGGTGGGATTACTTTCCTCCGAATTCAGCAAACTGGTTTTGATTTCTGTACTTATCGGGATTCCGCTTTCATGGTACTTTATGAAAAACTGGTTGGATACATTTGAATACCGAACTACCATTGATTGGAAAATCTTTTTGTTGACTGGTATTGTTACTCTCTTGATTGCGCTACTTACTGTGAGTTCTCAAGCGATCAAAGCGGCTTTGGTCAATCCTGCGAATACTTTGAAAAGCGAGTGATTTGATGTAGGATATATGATATAAGATTTGTGATTTAGTCAAGGCGCTCTAAAACCAATAAGCGAATTTCGATAAATTCGGATCCTTTTATTTCTGGGGCTTTCATCACTAGTGGGTGACGGCCTTTTTCCAGATAGATCGTGCCTATTTCCATAGGTTTATAGTCTTTTTCATAAGATTCTGATCTTGGTGATCGGTCAAATTCAGCAGCCACGAAATCTGAATCATTTGCTTGGTCGACGGAGGTGCGAACTTCATTTTCTCCCTGTCTTAATAAAAGAGTGGAGCCAACAGAAGCTTCTTTGCCAGCATAGTAAACAGTGGCTTTATACTCTCCTGAAGTCAATATCTCAGTATCCCAAGTGACACTATCTTGTGTGGAAGTCCAATTGGAGAAAAAGGATGAATTGGGATGAATGCTGGAGCGCTTGATGCTGCCATGAGGAATTCCATCTCTAGCAGGCAAAAGCGTGTACTTACTATCTTTATATCCTACCGGAAAAATCTCCTCCCTGTTCCGATCCAGTTCAGACAAAACTGTTTGTGTCCAATTGGTTTTGAGTTGGATCATTTCATCAAGTAAAGAATCTTTGGAAGCGGTAATCGGATAGTTTTGTTCGGGATCTGATTCCAAATCATACAATTCATTGTTTTGGTCTAGCATGTATCGTTGGTTTCGCAAACTGACTTTTCCATTCCAATGACTGTAAACCACTCTATTTGTTTCAGGTATTTCTTCTCCAAAAAGCAAAGGCTTTAAGCTAATCCCATCCAGTGGTTTTTCAGTTTTATAATCGATTTTTGCTAAGTCCATCAAAGAAGGCAATATATCAATGGTACTTGCCAATTGATCCACCACCAAAGGTTTAAAATGATCTTTCCAAAAGAGAATCAGGGGAGAGCGCACCCCGCCTTCATCCGTACTGCCTTTAATTCCCTTCAAACCTTCATTCCATCTCCAACCATTTGGTCCATTGTCAGATAGGTAGATGATGATGGTGTTTTCCTGAAGTTGAAGACTGTCGAGTGTATTTAGAATTCTACCGACATTCCAATCAATATTTTCACACAAGGCATATGCCGCCCTGGTTTTATCAATAAGCTCTTTTTCATGGTATCTGTGTATGGTATCGATGGGTGCATTTTCGTACTTCTCCCACCAATTGTCTAGCACTTGCATTGGGCTATGAGGTGTGTTGTACGCTAGGTAAACAAAAAATGGATTTTCCTGATTTTCTGTGATAAAGTCCATCGCGTGATCGGTTAAATCGTCGATGATAAAACCATTCCCTTGGACCACTTCTCCATTATGCTCCAGCATAGGGCTGAAATAATTCCCCCAATGTCCTGAAGCAAAACCGTAATACTCCTCAAATCCTCGATTGTTTGGGTGGAAAGGAGGTTGAGATCCATTGTGCCATTTTCCAAAAGCTGAAGTTTTATAACCGTTGGATTGGAATATTTCTGCAAACGTTGTTTCATCCAAATCAAGCCTCTCTCCTCCTTCTGAAGTGGAATAAACTCCTCCGCGCGCGTGAAATCTACCCGTCAATAATTCGGCTCGGGTTGGTGAACAAACAGGGTTCACATAAAACCTGCTAAACTGAATTCCATTGGCGGCGAGTTGGTCTATGTTGGGTGTGTTTACATAAGGATTTCCATTCACTCCTAAATCTCCCCAGCCTTGATCATCCGATAGAATAAGGATAATATTTGGTGGGGTATCTTCCTTTTCCGCCTTTTGGCAAGATTGAAATGCATAAGCCAGAAAGCATAGGAAAAGTAATTTTCTAGAAAAAATAAGGGATGGATTCAGCATGGGTTTCAAAATCAGCAAAGTGAAAATTCGTGTTTTAAGGTAAAATAATTCCTTCGTACAAGAAATTGAAATTCAATAATCCTGCAAAAAGGTGAATGGAATTTGGAATGTTTATTATAAACTGGGTTTTAGAATATGTTGCCTGAGGTTCATTGAAAATAATTTTCCCAAAAGGGAACAATTTGATTCTCAGTATTTAAAGTCTAAATATAGAATTGAAGATACTTTATATTTATTCTGGTTTTTTGTAACCAATCCAATGGCATCTACATCTAATGTATATGCTGAAAAATTACATTAAAATCGCCTGGAGAAATCTGACTAGAAACAAGTCCTTTAGCTTGATCAATATTTTGGGCTTGGCGGTCAGTATGTCTGTTTGTTTATTGATTATTGTGATACTGATTGATCAATATAGTTATGATACGTATCATGAGAATAAGGACAGAATTTACCGGGTTCACACCACCCGATATCAGCAAAACAATGGCGAAACAGCAAGTTCTGCTTTGCCTTTGGCAGAGAAGTTAAGAAACGAATATCCTTTTGTGGAGGAGTCAGCGGCCCTTAACAGTGAGATAGGTGGAGATGTGATTTATGAGGATAAGTTCGCCACAGGAGGCGGCTATTTTGCTGATGGAAACCTATTTAAAATCCTTGATTTTTCATTTAAAGAAGGCGATCCTGCAACAGCATTAAACGAACCCTATTCCCTGGTCATTTCCTCCGATATGGCAGAAATATTATTTGGTGATGAATCGGCTCTAGGTAAAACAGTGGCTTTTCATGATAAAGACATCAAAGCCACAGACATAGAAGAAGGGAATTTTGAGACGGACTTTGGGTATTTTACCATTACGGGAGTTTTAAATCCAATTCCTTTACGTACTCACTTACCGCTAAAACTTCTGGCCTCGTTGAGTACAAAGAAAACGCT
Above is a window of Algoriphagus machipongonensis DNA encoding:
- a CDS encoding ABC transporter permease: MIKNYLKIAWRNISRSKGYSFINIGGLGIGMAASILILIWVQFEVSVDRFHENSDRIFAVWRTTTIDGEPMSWDYTPAPYAPTLKEEFPEVEEIARITEWDPMILSVGDNKFSELPTFTDPGFFKIFSFEVLEGDPVEAMSAPDNIVLTESVAKKLFGETSALGKSVTVEDQLDFEVKAVIKDLPENTSFSFTAFIPFKKLEAMGWVDDFWGNNSMRTFAMLTEGADLELFNEKYSDFSMKYGGLEDEISDFLFPVKDLHLYSKFENGQSVGGKIELIRMFGIVSVLVLLIAGINFVNLSTAQSEKRAKEVGIRKISGAGKNMLIGQFLAESILIALCAYLVSLVIVSISFPWFSDLIGQQLANPFFQPYFWILSFAYILFVGVLAGSYPAFLMSSFNPTVIFKPKMSARRSFGIKPREVLVVFQFAVVVALISSVWIIRDQVEYVQNRDMGMNEENLIFHQVTESIRKNKIPMRNELLALPEVESVTYTFSPLTMIYSDTNMMDWQGKDPDYRPTMYRMGEDANLVKTAGMELIAGRDIDIFTYASDSMAAIINEKTAEIMGFEDPIGQVINDDDLEFTVVGVVKDFIMESPFEEIRPIVVMGPKRNLNFIHIRLKETQNMASSLANVEQVFAKFNPDSPFEYKFVDQENEQKFQSQKRTASLTSLFSGLAVVISCMGLFGLATFIAESRKKEISVRKVLGASVTNLVGLLSSEFSKLVLISVLIGIPLSWYFMKNWLDTFEYRTTIDWKIFLLTGIVTLLIALLTVSSQAIKAALVNPANTLKSE
- a CDS encoding arylsulfatase; this translates as MLNPSLIFSRKLLFLCFLAYAFQSCQKAEKEDTPPNIILILSDDQGWGDLGVNGNPYVNTPNIDQLAANGIQFSRFYVNPVCSPTRAELLTGRFHARGGVYSTSEGGERLDLDETTFAEIFQSNGYKTSAFGKWHNGSQPPFHPNNRGFEEYYGFASGHWGNYFSPMLEHNGEVVQGNGFIIDDLTDHAMDFITENQENPFFVYLAYNTPHSPMQVLDNWWEKYENAPIDTIHRYHEKELIDKTRAAYALCENIDWNVGRILNTLDSLQLQENTIIIYLSDNGPNGWRWNEGLKGIKGSTDEGGVRSPLILFWKDHFKPLVVDQLASTIDILPSLMDLAKIDYKTEKPLDGISLKPLLFGEEIPETNRVVYSHWNGKVSLRNQRYMLDQNNELYDLESDPEQNYPITASKDSLLDEMIQLKTNWTQTVLSELDRNREEIFPVGYKDSKYTLLPARDGIPHGSIKRSSIHPNSSFFSNWTSTQDSVTWDTEILTSGEYKATVYYAGKEASVGSTLLLRQGENEVRTSVDQANDSDFVAAEFDRSPRSESYEKDYKPMEIGTIYLEKGRHPLVMKAPEIKGSEFIEIRLLVLERLD